In the genome of Candidatus Cloacimonadota bacterium, the window AAAAACCATAGTTTATTTGATTTAATGATGTAAATAAACATTTTTTATAACTTTTATTGAATATTAAAACAGAAAAGTTTTGTTACAATTTTTTGAAAATTTGTCGGATATGCTCAAAAAATCTCGGTTGTTTAAACTCAATTCGGAAAAATCCTTTTCAAGTTATTGCCACAGAAATCAATTAATTCTATACTCATTAATTATTTGAAATAATTTTTTATCAAATTAACTTTTAACTCTTAATCAAGTATTGCTCTGGGGGAAAATTTTATGGTTGAGAATCCAGCTGATAATCAAGGACTGCAAAATTATCTTGCAGACATTGCAAATATAGACCCTTTATCACGTGAGGAAGAAAAAATTCTTCTAATCAAAGCCCAGAAAGGGGATAAAATGGCAATGGAAAAACTTATCCGCAGCAATTTGAAATTTGTGGTCAAAATCGCCAGTAAATTTCAAAATAGAGGGCTTCCGCTTTCTGAACTTATCAGTGAAGGAAATCTCGGTTTGATAAAGGCTATCAATAAATTTGATACAACTCGCGAAACAAAGTTGATTACTTATGCGGTTTGGTGGATTAGACAAACCATTCAATATGCTTTATATGAAAAAAACAGGTTGATCAGAATTCCTTCAAAAAGAATTACTACTATCAACAAAATAAGCAAGATTCAGAAAAACCATAAAGCAAAAAAAGGCGAAAATGCTTCTCTTGAAGAAATCGCAGAACAATTAGGTATTGATGAAGAACGCACGGAAAAAATCTTGAATGAAAGAGCGAGAGTCATTTCTTTAGACAGTATTTATGGCGATAATGACGCTCTCGATAGGCTTGATGTGAGCAGTAAGGATACTCAAAGCTTTTATAGCCAGAACATTGATCCGAAGCGTATATATTATCGAAAAAAAATGCAAGACAAGATTAATCATAAAATGGAAACTCTCAGTCCGCGTGATGCTAGAATAATTAAAGATTTTTTTGGATTCGGTGATACGGACAAAGGCAAAAATTTTGCTGAAATAGCTCGTGAAATCGGGCTTTCACGGGAAAGAGTCAGACAGATCTTTAAGCAAATCATTGAAGAAATGCGGGAAGAAACTGTTGATGAAGTAGATATTGATTATTTACTCGATTTATAAGCTTACCGTAGTTCAAGCATCCTTGATTGAAAATACGAATAAAAATCACATAAAATCTCGTTAGTATAAGGAGAATTGATAAATCTAATGGAAAAAATTTATAACCCTAACCAAATTGAACAAAAGTGGTATAAATTCTGGTTGGAAAACAACCTTTTTCGTGCTGATGCAAATTCAAAAAAACAACCGTTTACGATCGTAATCCCGCCGCCAAATGTTACCGGCATTTTGCACATGGGTCATGTTCTCAATAATACTTTACAAGATATTATGGTTAGATATAAAAAATTGCAGGGATACGAAACTTTGTGGTTACCCGGAACAGATCACGCCGGAATTGCTACCCAAAATGTGGTTGAACGCGAATTGCAAAAAGAGGGAAAGACCCGCTACAATATCGGAAGAGAAAAACTGGTTGAGATGATTTGGAAATGGAAAGAGGAAAATGGAAGCAAAATAATTAGTCAGCTGAAAAAATTAGGTGCGAGTTGCGATTGGCAGCGGGAAAGATTCACAATGGATCAAGGACTTTCAAAAGCTGTCAATGAAGTTTTTATCCGTCTTTATGAAAAAAAATTAATCTACAAAGGAAAATACATTATTAACTGGTGCCCGCGCTGCGAAACTGCTCTTTCCGATGACGAAGTGGATTATGAGGACAAACAATCCCACCTCTGGTATATTAATTATCCAATAAAAGATACCAAGAATAAATTTATTACGGTTGCCACAACCAGACCGGAAACAATGCTCGGCGATACTGCTGTAGCAATCAATCCTACTGATGAAAGATTTAAACATTTGATCGGAAAAACTGTAATTATCCCACTTGTTGAACGAGAAGTTCCCATAATTGCAGATGATTTTGTGGAAAAAGCATTTGGTACCGGCTGCGTAAAAGTTACTCCTGCTCACGATCCAAACGATTTCGAGATGGGACGCCGACATAATCTGAAACAAATTCTGATTATGGACGAAAAAGGAATAATGAACAAAAATGCAGGTGAAACTTATAACGGTTTAGACCGATTTGCTTGCAGAAAAAAAGTTGTTAAAGACTTGCAAGACCTGAATCTTCTAAATAAAATTGAAGATTATCAGCATTCGGTTGGTCATTGTTATCGCTGCAAAACAGTTATAGAGCCATATCTTTCCACCCAGTGGTTCGTCAAAATGAAACCTTTGGCAAAACCTGCTATTGAAGTTGTAAAAAATGGAATGATCAAGTTCCAAACTCCAAGATGGGAAAAAGTTTATTATAACTGGCTGGAGAATATTCACGATTGGTGCATTTCCCGTCAAATTTGGTGGGGACACAGAATCCCTGCTTATTATTGTAATGATTGTGGCAAAACCATTGTATCCGCAGAAATTCCGGAAAATTGCCCCGAATGTGGTTCAAAATCGTTTACACAAGAAACTGATGTTCTGGATACATGGTTCTCATCCTGGCTTTGGCCATTCTCAACAATGGGCTGGCCCCAAAAAACCGCTGAATTAGAATATTTCTTCCCAACCGATGTTTTGGTTACTGATCCGGGAATTATCTTTTTCTGGGTTGCCCGAATGGTTATGGCTTCTCTGGAATTCACGAAAAATATTCCATTTAAAAATGTTTACATTCACGGAACGGTGCTCGATGAAAAAAGTATAAAAATGTCAAAATCACTCGGCAATTCACCAGATCCGCTTGATGTTATCGAACAATTCGGAGCTGACGCAATTCGATTTAGCATGGTTTTCAACACTCCAAAGGGTGAAAATGTAGTTTATACCGACTCCCTTATAGAAACCGGCAGAAACTTTGCGAATAAAGTCTGGAACGCTGCTCGTTTTATTTTTATGAATGCAGAAAAAGTCGAAGGAATTCCCGAAAAAAATAAATTCAAATTGGAACTTTCCGACAAGTGGATCTTATCACGTTTAAACAAAGCGGTTGCTCAGATCATCGCTGATTATGAAGAATATCGCTTTAAAGATACAACCCATCGTCTTTATGATTTTTTCTGGAATGAATTCTGCGCCTGGTATCTGGAATTAATTAAGGATAGATTCTACAACTCGGACGACCGTGATTCCCAACAAACCGCAAAATATATAATGCTTAATATCCTTGATAACTCTTTGCGAATGCTTCATCCGGTAATGCCTTTTCTTACTGAAGAAATCTGGCAAAGATTGAAATCATTTTTTCCGGAAGCAAACAAAAAATCCATTATGCTGACCGAATTTCCAAAAAAATTAACCAATCGCGATTTTGATAAAGATGCCGAAGATATGGAACTGATCATCAAAACTATAATCGGAATCAGAAGCATCAGAAAAGATATGAATATCCCGCTTGGAAAAAAAGTAAATATTTTTATAAAATCTGCGAATGAGACCGTTCGCAATATTTTACTTGATAACCATCGTTATTTAAAGTTAATGGCAAAAATTGATAAATTTGAGGTTGGCAATGAAATTGAAAAACCCTATAAATCTATTACTACTGTAATTGAGAATAATGAAATTTTTATGCCTTTGGAAGGCGTAATAGATGTGGATAAAGAAGTTGAAAGACTTAACGTAAAATTAGATAAAATCAATAAAATTCTGGACAAAGTCGGAAGCAAATTGAAAAATCGGAAATTTCTTAATAATGCTCCCGCTGAAATTGTTCAGCGAGAAAAGGATAACCAAAAAGAGCTAACAGACATTGCGGATAAATTACAATCCAATATTTCAAGGCTCAAAGGTTAACCATATAGAACACCCTGATGGAATAAAAAGATAAAAGCATTCCACAGTGCAGACAAAAAGCAGAGAAAAGATAGGATAAACTTTTCTAAAATCTTTCTCGGTAATTTCTCTGGATTCGTAGGTAAAAAAGTTGAAAAAAACAAAGAAAAGCGTGCACGTTATTTTGGAAATAATTTAATGCGAGAGTGGCGGAATTGGTAGACGCGCTGGATTTAGGATCCAGTGGGAAATTTCCTGTAGGGGTTCAAGTCCCCTCTTTCGCACCATTTTAAAAAAAACATATCGGAGATTAAATGAAATCAAGTTTAGAGAAAGTTAGTGAGTGTAAAAGAAGATTGATTGTTACAGTATCATCGGAAACAGCAAATGATGATTATAAAAAAGTAATTCGAAAATATAGCAAACAGGTAAATATTCCCGGATTCAGAAAAGGCAAGGCACCTACTTCTATGATCGAACAAATGTATGGTGAAGGATTGAAATCAGGTTTTATCGAAGAATATGCTCCAACATATTATCTGAAAGCTATCGGAATCAAAATAAAAGAAAATGGAGTCTCACCTATTGGTCAAGGTACACTCGAAGATTGGTCATGGAAAGATAAAAAAGATTTGGAGCTAAAGTTTACTTTTGAAGTGAAACCAAGGGTTGAATTAAAAAATTACGATAATCTTGAAATTGAATTTGTCCCTAAAAAAGTTACAAAAAAAATGATTGATGAAAAATTAGAGGAACTTCAAAAGGATTATTCATACACCGAAGAAAAAGATTCTCCTGCTGAAAAATTTGACAAAATCTTTTACACAGTTCAAAAATTTGGCACAAGTGAAAACACTGTTGATTCAAAAAAAGAATATCCCTATTTAGTCGGTTCAGGGCAATTAGGCGCACAGTTTGATAATGATCTAATCGGAAAAAAAAGCGGAGATGCTGTTAAATCTACTATTCTAACGCCATCGTCTAATCGGGATGAAAAGCCTGCATCCACTGATATTGAACTAACAATAACAAGCGTGAAAAAAATCATTTTGCCAAAATTGGATGATGAATTTGCTAAAGATGCCAGTGATTTTGATACACTTGCAAGCCTAAAGAAAGACATTAAAAGCAGTCTAGAATTATCTATAGAGGAAGAAAATGAAGAGTCCGTAATAAAATTAATTCTCCAAAAATTGATTGATGAAAATAAATTTGAAGTTCCTGAGTCCTTGATTGAGAATTACTTGTCTGATATGATGAAGCAGCAGGGTGCTCAAAAGATGGATGAGCAGCAAATAAATCAATTCAAGCAAAGTTACAAGCAATTGGCAATAATGCAATTCAAACAATTTTTTATTATGGAGAAACTTCGGGAGTTGGAAAAGATAGTATTGACTGATGAGGAAATTGAAGAAGAAATTAAAAAGTCCGCCGAAGCAATGAACATGGAACTTGAATCATACAAAAAATTGTATAAAAAGAAAATCGAAGACGAAGAATTTAAACAAACAATAATTAATGAAAAAATTATTAAAAAAATTGGAAAAAGAGCCAAGTTTGTTAAACCGAAGAAAAAGGAAAAAAAGATTAAAGAACAAAATCATGAAGCAGAAAAAGGAAAATAAGAGGTAATTTATGTCATTAATTCCAATGGTTATCGAACATTCGGGAAAATCCGAAAGAGCATACGATATTTATTCCAGACTACTAAAAGACAGAATCATCTTCGTTGGTCCAGTTTTAAATGATGTAGTCGCAAATACGATAATTGCCCAACTTCTTCATTTAGAAGCGGAAGACCCGAAAAATGATATTTTTATGTATATAAATTCACCCGGTGGTATTGTCTCCTCCGGACTGGCAATTTATGATACAATGCAATACATCAATCCTGATATAAACACGATCTGCATTGGACAAGCAGCAAGTATGGGAGCACTTTTACTCGCTTCCGGTACTGCCGGCAAGCGCTCTGCTCTTCCCAATTCCAGAATTATGATCCACCAACCATTAGGCGCAGCACAAGGGCAAGCTTCCGATATTGAAATACAGGCAATTGAAATAATGAAAATCAAAAAAACGCTTAATCGAATACTTAAAAAACACACCGGACAAATTCTGAAAAAAATCGAAAAAGATTCTGACAGAAATTTTTGGATGGACTCTGAAGAAGCAAAAAATTATGGCTTGATTGATAAAGTTATATTTAAGAGGGAATAGTTATGAACAACGAAAAATGCTCATTCTGTGGGAAAACAAGAAGCGAAGTAAAAAAACTTATTCGCGGAGTTGACGGAAATATTTGCAACAATTGCGTAAATATCTGCTATTCAATTCTTGAAAAAGAAGAAGACGGTAAGGTTGACGATAATTTTCAACTTCCAACTCCAAGTCAGATAAAATATTTTCTCGACGAATATGTAATTGGACAGGAAAAGGCAAAAAGAACCATTGCCGTAGCTGTTTACAACCATTATAAACGAATTTTCAAGCACAACCTGATCGAAGGTGTTGAACTTGAAAAAAGCAATATTGTTATGATCGGTCCAACCGGTACAGGAAAAACACTTATTGCTCAAACAC includes:
- a CDS encoding valine--tRNA ligase; the protein is MEKIYNPNQIEQKWYKFWLENNLFRADANSKKQPFTIVIPPPNVTGILHMGHVLNNTLQDIMVRYKKLQGYETLWLPGTDHAGIATQNVVERELQKEGKTRYNIGREKLVEMIWKWKEENGSKIISQLKKLGASCDWQRERFTMDQGLSKAVNEVFIRLYEKKLIYKGKYIINWCPRCETALSDDEVDYEDKQSHLWYINYPIKDTKNKFITVATTRPETMLGDTAVAINPTDERFKHLIGKTVIIPLVEREVPIIADDFVEKAFGTGCVKVTPAHDPNDFEMGRRHNLKQILIMDEKGIMNKNAGETYNGLDRFACRKKVVKDLQDLNLLNKIEDYQHSVGHCYRCKTVIEPYLSTQWFVKMKPLAKPAIEVVKNGMIKFQTPRWEKVYYNWLENIHDWCISRQIWWGHRIPAYYCNDCGKTIVSAEIPENCPECGSKSFTQETDVLDTWFSSWLWPFSTMGWPQKTAELEYFFPTDVLVTDPGIIFFWVARMVMASLEFTKNIPFKNVYIHGTVLDEKSIKMSKSLGNSPDPLDVIEQFGADAIRFSMVFNTPKGENVVYTDSLIETGRNFANKVWNAARFIFMNAEKVEGIPEKNKFKLELSDKWILSRLNKAVAQIIADYEEYRFKDTTHRLYDFFWNEFCAWYLELIKDRFYNSDDRDSQQTAKYIMLNILDNSLRMLHPVMPFLTEEIWQRLKSFFPEANKKSIMLTEFPKKLTNRDFDKDAEDMELIIKTIIGIRSIRKDMNIPLGKKVNIFIKSANETVRNILLDNHRYLKLMAKIDKFEVGNEIEKPYKSITTVIENNEIFMPLEGVIDVDKEVERLNVKLDKINKILDKVGSKLKNRKFLNNAPAEIVQREKDNQKELTDIADKLQSNISRLKG
- the tig gene encoding trigger factor, with protein sequence MKSSLEKVSECKRRLIVTVSSETANDDYKKVIRKYSKQVNIPGFRKGKAPTSMIEQMYGEGLKSGFIEEYAPTYYLKAIGIKIKENGVSPIGQGTLEDWSWKDKKDLELKFTFEVKPRVELKNYDNLEIEFVPKKVTKKMIDEKLEELQKDYSYTEEKDSPAEKFDKIFYTVQKFGTSENTVDSKKEYPYLVGSGQLGAQFDNDLIGKKSGDAVKSTILTPSSNRDEKPASTDIELTITSVKKIILPKLDDEFAKDASDFDTLASLKKDIKSSLELSIEEENEESVIKLILQKLIDENKFEVPESLIENYLSDMMKQQGAQKMDEQQINQFKQSYKQLAIMQFKQFFIMEKLRELEKIVLTDEEIEEEIKKSAEAMNMELESYKKLYKKKIEDEEFKQTIINEKIIKKIGKRAKFVKPKKKEKKIKEQNHEAEKGK
- a CDS encoding RNA polymerase sigma factor RpoD/SigA produces the protein MVENPADNQGLQNYLADIANIDPLSREEEKILLIKAQKGDKMAMEKLIRSNLKFVVKIASKFQNRGLPLSELISEGNLGLIKAINKFDTTRETKLITYAVWWIRQTIQYALYEKNRLIRIPSKRITTINKISKIQKNHKAKKGENASLEEIAEQLGIDEERTEKILNERARVISLDSIYGDNDALDRLDVSSKDTQSFYSQNIDPKRIYYRKKMQDKINHKMETLSPRDARIIKDFFGFGDTDKGKNFAEIAREIGLSRERVRQIFKQIIEEMREETVDEVDIDYLLDL
- the clpP gene encoding ATP-dependent Clp endopeptidase proteolytic subunit ClpP, translating into MSLIPMVIEHSGKSERAYDIYSRLLKDRIIFVGPVLNDVVANTIIAQLLHLEAEDPKNDIFMYINSPGGIVSSGLAIYDTMQYINPDINTICIGQAASMGALLLASGTAGKRSALPNSRIMIHQPLGAAQGQASDIEIQAIEIMKIKKTLNRILKKHTGQILKKIEKDSDRNFWMDSEEAKNYGLIDKVIFKRE